A genomic segment from Flavobacterium inviolabile encodes:
- a CDS encoding TIGR00266 family protein, whose amino-acid sequence MQAHEIDYQIFGEEMQYVEIELDPQEVVVAEAGSFMMMDNGIKMETIFGDGSVQQQSGIFGKLLSAGKRVLTGESLFMTAYTNQNNGKSKICFASPYPGKIVAIDLMKYGGKFICQKDSFLCAAKGVAIGIDFSRKLGTGLFGGEGFIMQKLEGDGMAFVHSGGTLARKELQAGEILKVDTGCIVGFTKDIDYDIEFIGGIKNSIFGGEGLFFATLRGPGIVYVQSLPFSRLADRIIASAPRAGGKSREEGSLLGGLGNLLDGDNRF is encoded by the coding sequence ATGCAGGCACATGAAATCGATTACCAAATTTTTGGTGAAGAAATGCAATATGTAGAAATAGAACTTGATCCGCAGGAAGTTGTAGTAGCTGAGGCGGGCAGTTTTATGATGATGGACAACGGTATTAAAATGGAAACGATCTTCGGCGACGGTTCCGTACAGCAGCAGTCGGGCATTTTCGGGAAACTATTATCAGCGGGAAAAAGGGTACTGACAGGCGAAAGTTTGTTTATGACGGCTTATACGAATCAGAATAACGGAAAAAGCAAGATTTGTTTTGCCTCTCCATATCCGGGAAAAATCGTAGCCATTGATTTAATGAAATACGGCGGAAAATTCATCTGCCAGAAAGATTCTTTCCTTTGTGCAGCCAAAGGTGTTGCCATTGGGATTGACTTTTCAAGAAAATTAGGAACCGGACTTTTCGGAGGTGAAGGTTTTATCATGCAAAAACTGGAAGGAGACGGAATGGCATTTGTACATTCCGGGGGAACACTGGCACGAAAAGAATTACAGGCCGGTGAAATACTAAAAGTAGATACCGGATGTATCGTTGGTTTTACCAAAGATATCGATTATGATATTGAATTTATCGGAGGGATAAAGAACTCCATTTTTGGAGGGGAAGGATTGTTTTTTGCGACACTTCGCGGACCGGGGATTGTGTATGTACAATCGTTACCGTTTAGCCGTCTGGCCGACAGAATTATTGCTTCTGCCCCGAGAGCCGGAGGAAAGAGCAGGGAAGAAGGAAGCCTTTTGGGCGGATTAGG
- a CDS encoding DUF1842 domain-containing protein, with the protein MKTETGLFIVSYRIASPNLGAPTFDVHLAVNTPGKSVTGKGVVRNPTVNPPLNVFTELRGDFTYMTVMPKETHILVVAEGYPHFNFPPHAGIGPVILPNTKLRMVLEADWQSGTANYAYADDKGNWHEVNDAAVTIIKVNEFAASN; encoded by the coding sequence ATGAAAACTGAAACAGGTTTATTTATCGTATCGTACCGTATCGCATCTCCTAACCTTGGAGCTCCTACATTTGACGTACATTTAGCAGTAAACACTCCGGGAAAATCCGTTACCGGAAAAGGTGTTGTTCGCAATCCTACGGTTAATCCTCCGTTAAACGTATTCACAGAATTACGCGGCGATTTTACTTATATGACTGTAATGCCTAAAGAAACACATATTTTAGTTGTTGCAGAAGGATATCCTCATTTCAATTTCCCTCCACATGCAGGAATTGGTCCGGTTATTTTACCAAACACCAAATTAAGAATGGTATTGGAAGCTGACTGGCAATCCGGTACTGCAAACTACGCTTATGCAGACGACAAAGGAAACTGGCATGAAGTAAATGACGCAGCTGTAACGATTATCAAAGTAAACGAATTTGCTGCGAGCAACTAA
- the mtgA gene encoding monofunctional biosynthetic peptidoglycan transglycosylase: MAVKKASKTNTSTKPKGEKRSFMNKVVRFCIKAFLWFFALSLFFVVLFKFVPVPFTPLMVIRAIENKESDAKVEHSHDWVPLEDISENLQKAVIASEDGNFLIHSGFDFKAMQKAFDSNQKGRKLKGGSTISQQTAKNVFLWQGRSYLRKGLEAYFTVLIELIWGKERIMEVYLNSIEMGNGVYGAQAASEFWYGKDAKNLSKYEAAGIAAILPNPRKFKASNSSSYINKRKDRIVRVMRHIGKLEY, from the coding sequence ATGGCAGTAAAAAAAGCATCAAAAACAAATACCAGCACAAAGCCAAAAGGAGAAAAAAGAAGTTTTATGAATAAAGTAGTCCGTTTTTGTATCAAAGCGTTTCTATGGTTCTTCGCTTTATCCTTATTTTTTGTCGTACTATTTAAGTTCGTTCCGGTTCCTTTTACACCTTTAATGGTTATCCGGGCAATAGAGAATAAAGAATCCGATGCCAAAGTGGAGCACAGCCACGACTGGGTGCCGCTGGAAGATATTTCCGAAAATTTACAAAAAGCAGTTATTGCAAGTGAAGACGGTAATTTTTTAATACATAGCGGTTTTGATTTTAAGGCGATGCAAAAAGCATTCGACAGCAATCAGAAAGGACGTAAATTAAAAGGAGGCAGCACGATTTCGCAGCAAACGGCAAAAAATGTTTTCCTCTGGCAGGGAAGAAGTTACCTGCGAAAAGGACTGGAAGCTTATTTTACCGTATTGATAGAACTTATCTGGGGTAAAGAACGCATTATGGAGGTGTATCTGAACAGTATCGAAATGGGTAACGGAGTTTATGGCGCTCAGGCAGCATCGGAATTCTGGTACGGAAAAGATGCTAAAAACCTCTCTAAATATGAGGCCGCGGGAATTGCCGCGATTCTTCCGAATCCCCGAAAATTTAAAGCCTCTAATTCTTCTTCCTATATTAACAAAAGAAAAGACAGGATCGTAAGGGTAATGCGCCATATCGGCAAACTGGAATATTAG
- a CDS encoding T9SS-dependent choice-of-anchor J family protein yields the protein MMKKYLVSKALFAFLFLFSQTNMQSQHNAVLDISGNYKVTNVYNFWQLKYKPTSDSVYTQINSNINSNSYTLRLNPFVKMDFSVKSLMAYWWSEWSEPVTVNEEYDLISKSTGYSYDFNSSAISEGWRGYRLENTTSINGSNILETNFLYNGTAGKSLFYSWSGDRGLMLVSPKITDLATDKKFSFYVATSNSSKVIYGTITNPYDPSTFHPLKTVTYNNGSAFVKETVFMNNYNSEDQYIAVKSSGNNGTVYFDDFSYEQSVNCFDLTNVNVSDISQDTAQLNFTASGQDAREVSLKNLKNGITNVFTTTNYPVVLENLSGNTNYEVKIRANCGGGLYSNWSSVIPFTTICTPLTEGYSTSFLETEYLDPCWTGLTQGSGSISQISTNLYLSVLPRTGSKLININIGGSTADQKAYLITPYIQDLDDNKKIAFYLISNGFNNYNSHPIIIGTMSNPNEETTFTPLKTIAPGEMNEIGGQHKNRYWKKHIVYLDNYNNELNHHYIALKVGIDPMDYLNSGGNFFIDDFVYGNIPDCKEPTNLNVTMTDYNSAIVKWDDYDNPVHEWQIEYGPTGFLSGTGTLITVNSNPFQINQLSGNTEYDFYVRTKCGANFSSWSDRGYFKTRCEGIVSGYSIDFENDDFEVNNSCWRRLTPQFTNRYWNENIFIKVAQNVPGQPISTHSGVKAIMHRNQINAPDPNVSAKNILVTPRLIDFDNFKKISFWMYCKQNSYALFKGLTIGTLSDPNDYTTFTPFRDISGTFVENQWKEYTVDFSGYSGQDKYIGIRQKSTNGDYIIYLDDFRYYSVECATPTGLRAYQSGNNSVKMEWTTNQTANIDSWEIEYGSMGFTPGSGTVISVNSNPYQLEGLIPFAKYEFRVRNNCGNGIYGDWSEKYAFRNSCAVSTPFSENFDQYNASENNTPSGIQNFCWTPSNANVAGLLKYVPFETINSNPNAAQLSYYGNNAASGIHHKPGMLSSPYLADFGNDKRVKFWAKRDGGETNLIVGTIENPLDYTTFEPYTTISLNDIPLVGKEFNIDFSNYSGTNKHITFLHGGNDTYTYIFIDDIYYDVIPLCLEPTNILAKNVNSDSALIVYDYVQNSQIEFGPTGFAMGTGTIVSNSGSEILISGLIPNTGYDYYVKTICGLTGESIIVGPKKFRTTCEEVISLPWGENFNSMPSYGNNILPNCFKTINPEFVSMNVPQQLTPGSGGYSFDYLLTGYGDTSYIWFNNGTISQYFFTPLFRLTAGTTYTFSMKTRVSYQYGNHFLYSSVGRGNTNEAMETELEKSALMYEYAYGDNKFVFTPIVSGDYSFKFKFGMSSNSINCVMDQFRLDEGYTNTIVTNNEFFDFQYGANDKVILESTEYAKILNSPDPENSSNKLLVMRGSSNPAVWKTGQNVWENNGSNITKVNMKIIPNAMTSLYMRFDLKQTYIDNNNESMFRVVVNGNVLGNVLKPVTANQDNFETFEFDLSPYLGTDIKISLQHIGKSNAGTGDNALLDNLTFSPYTLSDEKFAFKDLKVFPNPTNNILTIQNNEVLTGIEIVNISGQVLYASKFDMTEVKLDLSDYSSGVYFVRITSNEKRKLIKVIKN from the coding sequence ATGATGAAAAAATACTTGGTCAGCAAAGCCTTATTTGCATTTTTATTTCTTTTTTCTCAAACTAATATGCAATCTCAGCATAATGCAGTATTGGATATTTCAGGGAATTATAAGGTAACTAACGTATATAATTTTTGGCAATTAAAATATAAACCAACGTCAGACTCTGTCTATACTCAGATTAATTCAAATATAAATAGTAATTCCTATACATTAAGGTTAAATCCATTTGTAAAAATGGATTTTTCTGTAAAGAGCCTGATGGCTTATTGGTGGAGTGAATGGTCGGAACCCGTTACGGTAAACGAAGAATATGATTTGATAAGTAAATCTACCGGATATAGCTATGATTTTAATTCTTCGGCTATTAGTGAAGGATGGAGAGGATACAGATTAGAAAATACAACGTCGATTAATGGTAGTAATATCTTAGAAACAAATTTTTTATATAATGGTACAGCCGGAAAATCATTATTTTATTCATGGAGTGGAGATCGTGGGTTAATGTTGGTGTCTCCGAAAATCACAGATTTGGCTACTGATAAGAAGTTTTCATTTTACGTGGCTACATCGAATAGTTCAAAAGTTATTTATGGGACAATAACCAATCCGTATGATCCATCGACATTTCATCCTTTAAAAACAGTTACGTATAATAATGGAAGTGCTTTTGTGAAGGAGACTGTATTTATGAATAATTATAATTCTGAAGACCAGTATATTGCTGTTAAAAGTTCAGGGAATAACGGAACGGTTTATTTTGATGATTTTAGTTATGAACAGTCTGTTAATTGTTTCGATCTTACAAATGTCAATGTTTCTGATATTTCACAGGATACAGCTCAATTAAATTTTACAGCTTCAGGACAAGATGCCCGGGAAGTAAGTTTAAAGAATTTAAAAAATGGGATCACAAATGTTTTCACAACGACTAATTATCCGGTTGTTCTTGAAAATTTATCCGGAAATACGAATTACGAAGTGAAAATCAGAGCTAATTGCGGAGGAGGTCTATATTCAAACTGGTCATCTGTAATTCCTTTTACAACGATATGTACTCCTTTGACAGAAGGATATTCAACTTCTTTTTTGGAAACGGAATATTTAGATCCATGTTGGACAGGTTTAACACAAGGGAGCGGCAGTATTAGTCAGATTTCGACAAATTTATATCTTTCTGTTCTGCCCAGAACAGGCAGTAAACTAATAAATATTAATATTGGTGGGTCAACAGCAGATCAAAAAGCTTACCTTATTACACCTTACATACAGGATTTAGATGATAATAAAAAAATAGCGTTCTATTTAATATCGAACGGATTTAATAATTATAATTCTCATCCTATTATCATTGGAACCATGTCCAATCCAAATGAAGAGACAACTTTTACTCCTCTTAAAACCATTGCGCCAGGTGAAATGAATGAAATAGGAGGGCAGCATAAGAACAGGTATTGGAAAAAGCATATAGTATATCTTGATAATTATAACAATGAATTGAATCATCATTATATCGCTTTGAAAGTAGGTATCGATCCAATGGACTATCTTAATTCAGGAGGTAATTTTTTTATCGACGATTTTGTATACGGGAATATTCCTGACTGTAAGGAGCCTACAAATTTAAATGTTACTATGACCGATTATAATTCTGCCATAGTAAAATGGGATGATTATGATAATCCGGTTCATGAATGGCAGATTGAGTACGGGCCGACCGGATTCCTGTCAGGGACGGGTACATTGATAACGGTGAACTCAAATCCGTTTCAGATCAATCAATTGTCAGGGAATACAGAATATGATTTTTATGTGAGAACTAAATGTGGTGCAAACTTTAGTAGTTGGTCAGATAGAGGTTATTTTAAAACAAGATGTGAAGGAATTGTTTCAGGATACAGTATTGATTTTGAGAATGATGATTTTGAAGTAAACAATTCTTGCTGGAGGAGATTGACACCACAATTTACGAATAGATACTGGAATGAAAACATATTTATAAAAGTAGCTCAGAATGTTCCGGGGCAACCCATAAGTACACATTCCGGAGTTAAGGCCATTATGCATAGAAATCAAATAAATGCACCTGATCCAAATGTCAGTGCGAAAAATATTCTGGTAACACCAAGACTAATTGATTTTGATAACTTCAAAAAAATATCCTTTTGGATGTATTGCAAACAAAATAGTTATGCCTTATTTAAAGGATTAACAATAGGAACGTTATCAGATCCGAATGATTATACAACATTTACGCCTTTTCGCGATATTTCAGGCACATTTGTTGAAAATCAATGGAAGGAATATACCGTTGATTTTTCAGGGTATAGCGGACAAGATAAATATATTGGAATCAGGCAAAAATCAACAAACGGAGATTATATAATATATTTGGACGATTTCAGGTATTATTCGGTTGAATGTGCTACGCCAACAGGCTTAAGAGCATATCAGTCGGGTAATAACAGTGTAAAGATGGAGTGGACTACTAATCAAACAGCTAATATAGATTCCTGGGAGATTGAATATGGTTCAATGGGATTCACTCCTGGTTCCGGAACGGTTATTTCTGTAAATTCAAATCCTTATCAACTGGAAGGATTGATACCATTCGCTAAATATGAGTTTAGAGTTAGAAATAATTGCGGAAATGGTATTTATGGTGATTGGAGTGAAAAATATGCTTTCAGAAATTCCTGTGCGGTTTCAACGCCTTTTTCCGAAAATTTTGATCAGTATAATGCTTCAGAGAATAATACGCCGTCTGGTATTCAAAATTTTTGTTGGACTCCTTCAAATGCTAATGTTGCCGGACTACTAAAATATGTTCCATTTGAAACTATTAATAGTAATCCTAATGCAGCCCAATTGAGTTATTATGGCAATAATGCAGCTTCCGGAATACATCATAAACCCGGAATGCTGTCATCTCCTTATTTAGCTGATTTTGGTAATGATAAGCGTGTTAAATTTTGGGCTAAAAGAGATGGCGGAGAAACAAATCTAATTGTAGGAACTATTGAAAATCCATTGGATTATACAACTTTTGAGCCTTATACAACTATAAGTTTGAATGATATTCCGCTTGTTGGAAAAGAATTTAATATTGATTTTTCTAATTATTCCGGAACAAATAAGCATATTACATTTTTACACGGAGGAAATGATACTTATACTTATATATTTATCGATGATATCTATTATGATGTAATTCCTCTCTGTTTAGAGCCTACTAATATTTTAGCAAAAAACGTAAATAGTGATTCTGCATTGATTGTTTACGATTATGTTCAGAATTCACAGATCGAATTTGGACCAACAGGCTTTGCTATGGGAACCGGAACAATAGTTTCCAATTCCGGAAGCGAGATACTTATTTCTGGGCTAATTCCTAATACCGGATATGATTACTATGTGAAAACAATATGCGGATTAACAGGAGAAAGTATTATTGTGGGACCTAAAAAATTTAGAACAACATGCGAAGAAGTGATTAGTCTGCCATGGGGAGAGAATTTTAATTCAATGCCTTCTTATGGCAATAATATCTTACCGAATTGTTTTAAAACGATAAATCCTGAATTTGTATCCATGAATGTTCCGCAACAACTCACACCTGGTTCAGGAGGTTACAGCTTTGATTATTTATTAACCGGTTATGGTGATACATCCTATATCTGGTTTAATAACGGAACCATCTCTCAGTATTTTTTCACGCCACTTTTTAGATTAACTGCAGGTACTACATACACATTTAGTATGAAAACAAGGGTTAGCTATCAATATGGGAATCATTTTTTATATTCAAGTGTTGGTAGAGGAAATACCAATGAAGCAATGGAAACTGAACTGGAAAAATCAGCATTAATGTATGAGTATGCATATGGAGACAATAAATTCGTATTTACTCCTATTGTTTCAGGAGACTATAGTTTTAAATTCAAATTCGGTATGAGTTCTAATAGTATAAATTGCGTAATGGACCAATTCAGGTTAGATGAGGGATATACCAATACAATAGTAACAAATAATGAATTTTTTGATTTCCAGTATGGAGCTAACGATAAGGTAATTTTAGAAAGTACAGAATATGCTAAAATATTAAATTCGCCCGATCCTGAAAATTCTTCAAACAAACTTTTAGTGATGAGAGGAAGTAGTAATCCGGCTGTATGGAAAACCGGACAGAATGTGTGGGAAAATAACGGGAGCAATATTACAAAGGTTAATATGAAAATTATTCCTAATGCCATGACGTCATTATATATGCGATTTGATTTAAAGCAAACCTATATTGATAATAATAATGAATCGATGTTCAGAGTGGTTGTTAATGGTAATGTATTAGGTAATGTTCTTAAACCGGTTACTGCAAATCAGGATAATTTCGAAACATTTGAATTTGATTTATCACCATATTTGGGTACAGATATTAAGATTTCTCTTCAACACATAGGAAAATCAAATGCAGGAACGGGAGATAATGCTTTGTTAGATAATCTGACTTTTTCACCATACACACTTTCTGATGAAAAATTCGCTTTTAAGGATTTGAAAGTTTTTCCAAATCCGACAAACAATATCCTGACGATTCAAAATAATGAAGTGCTAACCGGCATTGAAATTGTAAATATTAGCGGGCAGGTCTTATATGCTTCTAAATTTGATATGACAGAAGTTAAATTAGATTTATCAGACTATTCAAGTGGAGTTTATTTTGTTAGAATTACCTCAAATGAAAAAAGAAAACTAATTAAGGTTATAAAAAACTAA
- a CDS encoding NAD(P)/FAD-dependent oxidoreductase: MLNLSYWEVKNWFSNVDYTVVGSGIVGLHTALRLREKFPDSKIIILEKGPLPQGASTKNAGFACFGSLSEIIEDLKNHTEEEVIGLIQKRWQGLQMLRKRLGDSVIDFKPYGGYELFLQDDEASYTECLQKLPFINEVLKPLFRADVFSKEVDRFDFKGIQEYLIFNPFEGQIDTGNMMQALLKEAVVNNILILNYQTVSGYHDNGNGVEVNTNDFVFTTKKLLFATNGFAGTLTNGAVRPARAQVLITAPIPNLDIRGTFHIDSGYYYFRNIGDRILFGGGRNLDFEGETTTQFGETELIQNRLETLLKNVILPGQEVRIEHRWSGIMGMGSHKNPIVQQLSQNVYCGVRLGGMGVAIGSLIDQELADLI; this comes from the coding sequence ATGCTTAACCTTAGTTATTGGGAAGTAAAGAACTGGTTTTCCAATGTGGATTATACCGTGGTAGGAAGCGGAATCGTTGGCCTTCATACCGCCTTACGGCTTCGTGAAAAATTTCCCGATAGCAAGATCATCATACTCGAAAAAGGGCCGCTTCCGCAGGGAGCCAGCACTAAAAATGCCGGTTTTGCCTGTTTTGGCAGCCTTTCGGAAATTATTGAGGATTTAAAAAATCATACCGAAGAAGAGGTTATCGGACTCATCCAAAAACGCTGGCAAGGGCTGCAAATGCTCCGCAAACGGCTGGGTGATTCCGTGATTGATTTTAAACCTTATGGCGGTTATGAACTCTTTTTACAAGATGATGAAGCTTCGTATACGGAATGCCTGCAAAAACTGCCTTTTATAAATGAGGTATTAAAACCGCTCTTTCGTGCGGATGTTTTTTCAAAAGAAGTAGACCGTTTTGATTTTAAAGGCATTCAGGAATACCTGATCTTTAACCCTTTTGAAGGGCAGATCGATACCGGTAACATGATGCAGGCACTGCTGAAAGAAGCCGTTGTAAACAATATACTTATTTTAAATTACCAGACGGTTTCCGGTTATCATGATAACGGAAACGGGGTTGAAGTGAACACGAATGACTTTGTTTTTACCACAAAGAAATTGCTGTTTGCCACCAACGGATTTGCCGGAACGCTCACTAACGGTGCCGTTCGTCCGGCAAGGGCACAGGTACTGATCACAGCGCCCATCCCGAATTTAGATATCCGGGGAACCTTTCATATAGACAGCGGTTATTATTATTTCCGGAATATCGGCGACAGGATTCTTTTTGGCGGCGGACGAAATCTGGACTTTGAAGGAGAGACTACCACGCAATTCGGGGAAACAGAATTAATTCAAAACCGATTGGAAACATTGTTAAAAAATGTAATTTTGCCCGGTCAGGAAGTCCGTATCGAACATCGCTGGAGCGGTATTATGGGAATGGGTTCCCATAAAAACCCAATAGTACAGCAATTGTCACAAAACGTATATTGTGGGGTTCGTCTGGGCGGAATGGGTGTCGCTATCGGCAGTTTAATTGATCAGGAATTAGCAGATTTAATATAA
- a CDS encoding DedA family protein — protein MEGFKWTQLLNPEFYINLEIGGHHIGIYVVLFIVFAETGLFAGFFLPGDSLLFLSGIYSEVLMKELFDIKGDFANVALLSTLVAISGIIGNIFGYWFGAKSGHFLYSKEDNFWFKKKYLIQSRLFFEKHGGRAIIFARFLPILRTFAPIVAGIVRMEKKKFMFYNIVSSVLWSFVLIFSGHYLYRYLLDNHNLDLKANIEYIIIIIIVVSTSPLAINYFKNKIKEKRS, from the coding sequence ATGGAAGGCTTTAAGTGGACACAATTGTTGAACCCTGAATTTTATATTAACTTAGAAATAGGAGGGCATCACATTGGTATTTATGTAGTATTGTTTATCGTTTTTGCAGAAACCGGTTTATTTGCCGGATTCTTTTTGCCGGGTGACAGCCTGTTATTCCTTTCCGGAATTTACAGCGAAGTATTAATGAAAGAGCTTTTTGATATTAAAGGCGATTTTGCCAATGTGGCTCTGCTTTCTACTTTGGTAGCGATATCCGGAATTATCGGAAATATATTCGGGTATTGGTTTGGTGCAAAAAGTGGCCACTTCCTGTACTCTAAAGAAGATAACTTTTGGTTTAAGAAAAAATACCTGATTCAATCCCGTTTGTTTTTTGAAAAACACGGAGGAAGAGCAATCATATTTGCCCGTTTTTTACCAATCCTGAGAACATTTGCTCCTATTGTAGCCGGGATTGTGAGAATGGAGAAAAAGAAATTTATGTTCTATAACATCGTAAGCTCGGTGTTATGGTCGTTTGTACTGATCTTCTCAGGACATTACCTGTATCGTTATTTGCTGGACAATCACAACCTGGATCTGAAAGCGAATATTGAATACATCATCATCATCATTATTGTGGTATCGACGTCACCTTTGGCGATCAATTACTTTAAAAACAAAATAAAAGAGAAAAGAAGCTAA
- a CDS encoding dicarboxylate/amino acid:cation symporter has translation MKSNNKLFIAIIISLILGILLGFLVNSFGKGNTLRYTPAKQGEDELVFLTNDGVKHTQKVFVVKDSLEYKEFQKTLAPDAEVMPLVVTGKKIAFVPAILAKNNNLKLDKTFKSKNESVTAIDNIDSFSEKIKLLGTIFIRLVQMIIAPLVFSTLVVGIAKMGDMKMVGRVGAKAMGWFISASLMSLLLGMILVNWLKPGKGTSIQMEDTSSAGELLEKTQSFSLEEFVKHVVPKSIFEAMATNEILQIVIFSILFGIALASLGRVAKPMIKSLDVISHVILKMVTYIMWVAPLGVFGAVAAAVASYGFEIFGLYAKYLLDFAIGIALLWVVLLTVGYIILGKRLWELLRRIKSPLLIAFSTTSSEAVFPKLVEELERFGCQSRIVSFTLPLGYSFNLDGSMMYMTFASIFIAQVYGIDMPIEKQLTMLLVLMLTSKGVAGVPRASLIVVVATCAMFGIPPEGIALILPIDHFCDMARSMTNVLGNALATTAVDKWETSE, from the coding sequence GTGAAAAGTAACAACAAACTGTTTATTGCGATTATCATATCATTAATATTAGGGATACTTCTGGGGTTTCTGGTAAACTCTTTCGGAAAAGGAAATACGCTGCGGTATACCCCTGCAAAACAAGGTGAAGATGAACTTGTTTTTTTAACAAATGATGGGGTAAAACATACTCAAAAAGTGTTTGTCGTAAAAGACAGTCTTGAATATAAAGAATTTCAAAAAACGCTTGCTCCGGATGCTGAGGTGATGCCTTTGGTGGTAACCGGAAAAAAGATCGCTTTTGTTCCTGCAATTCTGGCAAAGAACAACAATTTAAAATTAGATAAAACGTTTAAGTCAAAAAACGAATCGGTTACCGCAATCGATAATATTGATTCATTTTCTGAGAAGATAAAATTACTGGGAACGATCTTTATCCGCCTGGTTCAGATGATTATTGCACCGTTAGTATTTTCCACACTTGTGGTGGGGATTGCGAAAATGGGCGATATGAAAATGGTAGGCCGTGTAGGCGCAAAGGCAATGGGATGGTTTATTTCGGCTTCCCTGATGTCGTTACTGTTGGGGATGATCTTGGTAAACTGGCTTAAACCCGGGAAAGGAACATCCATTCAAATGGAGGACACTTCATCGGCGGGAGAGTTATTGGAAAAAACACAGTCTTTTTCATTGGAAGAGTTTGTGAAACACGTGGTTCCGAAAAGTATTTTTGAAGCGATGGCAACCAATGAGATTTTACAGATTGTAATTTTCTCGATCCTGTTCGGAATTGCACTGGCATCATTGGGCCGTGTGGCGAAACCGATGATCAAATCACTGGATGTTATTTCGCATGTTATTTTAAAAATGGTTACCTATATTATGTGGGTAGCGCCTTTGGGAGTTTTTGGAGCAGTGGCGGCGGCAGTAGCCAGTTACGGATTCGAGATCTTCGGGCTTTATGCCAAATATTTACTGGATTTTGCAATAGGAATAGCTTTACTGTGGGTAGTATTGCTAACCGTTGGCTATATTATTTTAGGAAAACGCCTTTGGGAATTACTGCGACGCATTAAGAGTCCGTTGCTGATTGCCTTTTCTACGACAAGCAGTGAAGCGGTTTTCCCGAAACTGGTTGAAGAACTGGAGCGTTTTGGCTGTCAGAGCAGAATCGTGTCTTTTACCTTACCATTGGGATATTCGTTTAATCTTGATGGTAGTATGATGTATATGACCTTTGCCAGTATTTTTATTGCCCAGGTTTATGGTATTGATATGCCAATAGAAAAACAGTTGACCATGCTTCTGGTATTGATGTTAACCAGTAAAGGCGTTGCCGGAGTACCCAGAGCATCCCTGATTGTGGTAGTTGCTACCTGTGCGATGTTCGGAATCCCGCCGGAAGGTATCGCATTGATCCTGCCAATTGACCATTTCTGCGATATGGCAAGAAGTATGACAAACGTATTGGGTAATGCCCTGGCTACTACAGCAGTAGATAAATGGGAAACAAGCGAATAA